From one Gemmatimonadales bacterium genomic stretch:
- a CDS encoding aromatic amino acid lyase, translating into MTASLAIDGHSLTLDDVARVARGEVTTVTLAPTGRTALERARRVIEDAIAAGERVYGVTTGFGRLAEVMIPPDARILLQRNVIMSHASGFGEPISREAVRALMLLRANTLAHGHSGCTVRCVELLLDFLNRGI; encoded by the coding sequence ATGACGGCCTCCCTAGCGATAGATGGCCACTCGCTCACCCTCGACGACGTCGCCCGCGTCGCGCGCGGCGAGGTCACGACCGTCACGCTCGCCCCAACGGGACGCACCGCGTTGGAACGGGCGCGGCGCGTGATCGAGGACGCGATCGCGGCCGGCGAGCGAGTCTACGGCGTGACGACGGGCTTCGGCCGGCTCGCCGAGGTGATGATCCCACCCGACGCGCGCATTCTGCTCCAGCGCAACGTCATCATGAGCCATGCCTCCGGCTTCGGCGAGCCGATCTCCCGCGAGGCCGTGCGCGCGCTCATGCTGCTGCGCGCCAACACGCTCGCCCACGGCCACTCGGGCTGCACCGTGCGCTGCGTGGAGCTGCTCCTCGACTTCCTGAATCGCGGTATC